Part of the Nitrospira sp. genome is shown below.
CGCTCCGCCCCAACCATTCCACCAGGCCGGAAATATAGTCCCTCGGATAGAGACTATGTGCATCCATGCGCATGATGATGTCGCCGGTTGCCTCCGCGATGCCGATATTCAACCCGCACGGAGTGGTTCTCTCCACATTGTCCAGCAGGCGTATCATGGAATGCTCCGCAAGATACCGGGAAACAATTGACCTCGTCCCGTCCTGGCTCAGGCCGTCGACGACCAGAATTTCGAGGCGATCCCTGGGATACGTGCTCTCTAGAATGGATTCTAGGCTGGCTGCAATGAAAGGCGCTTCATTGAGGCAAGGCACAATGACAGATACGATCGGAGGCATCTTCACAACCTGCCCCTTGATGGCTTCATCACATTGTGCAACGCGCGAACGCACAAGCAGGCACTCAGAAAGATTCGCTTAGACCTTTGCCACCTGTGGAGCATTACCCCGGCTCGACACTAAGTACAGCGCATACCCAAGCCCCATACTCATGGCCATCCCTTTCAAGCCAGGGATTCCGCTACGAATACATAAGGGGTAGGCTGAAACAAGCCCCGCAAAAATGAATTGACCCGCCACGCTCACACACGCAAACTTGAACACTGCCCAGTGAAGTCCCCCTAGAAGTAGCGCTCCAACTACCGACGCCAACAACCCATAATTTATATAAAAGTCCGTCATCAGATTCATGCCCCATCCAGTGCGTGCGGGCAAACCAGCAGAAGCAGCAAAATGCTCATACGGTCCTTCATCGGGTCGATCTTCTGCGACGAACCTCGGCACAAGAATGCTCCCAAGATAGCTAAAGGAGCCGCCGGGATACGGCTCCACTCGATTTGCCATTGCAATATACTGGGAAAATACGGTCCTAGACTCGGCATTGACTATCACCTGTGCAGCCGCTTCACTCATAACCTCGGATAGCCCCATCGGCCCCTTCATTTCACGAAACACACCAATGGCACTAAGAGGGATGAGAAGTGCTAGCGCGAGGCATATCCCACGCCCGGCCCGGATTCTATGGAAGCTTGCTAGTGCCACTGCCGCAAGTCCGCCTTCAAGGAAAATGACCCTATCTCCCAGCGCCATCATGGACGTAACAAAGAGTGCCCCCCCAATGAGTATCAGCACCCAGAATATGTACGTCAGTCGCCCCGGTCGGACTTTTAAGGTCTCGCCCATGCCGACACCTGCAAAGAGGAGAATACAAAGGCACATCGAGGCGATACTCAGCATCAGCTTTAAAAGCCCACCGTAGGCACCCAACTGCTCAGCTGATTTAAAGACTAGGTATGCGGATTCCCCCTCATTCAAATAAGTGAGTACGATCTCAACCCAGGGCATGATCCCAACAATAAAGCTCACAGTACCCAGAAGGAGCACCGGCCATCCACTCAAGAACACATCACCGCACTCAAGCTTTGGCAAAACATTCGGACGCAACAATAGGACTGCCCAGGCCATCAAATAGGTGTCAGCGAACACTAGGCTTACTAAGACCGCCGCCCAAAAATGTTGGTTGTATGAGATGAAGTAGGGAAACCCATCATACCAATACTCTCCGAGGGTCCACCCCAGAGCCTCGTGGAAGAAGACCACGACATATCCGTGCAATAGATAATTGTAAGACAATCCTAATAACAGGAAGACACCGAAAGATTTGGCCCTACAGAGCACATAGACATTGAGGAGGAGAAATAACAGAACCAGCACTACTGCAAGTGCTTCCATTAGCTTAAGTCCCAACCTCTTCCAAAATTTGTGCTATTGCATCAAATGCCTTCTGCACTGAAACCGTAGTAATGCATTTTTGTGAAATCGGACATTTCGAAAAAAGGGGTGTCTCGAAACACGGCATACATGGCAAGGAGTAATCCGTCTTCACGATGAGATTCCTCTTTCCCAATGGCTGCGTCTGATTAATTCTTGTTGGGCCGGCAACGGTCACAACAGGCACGCCAACCGCTGCAGCAACATGCCCTAATCCGGTATCGCCACATAGAAAAACATTTGTCCTCGCTATGCATGCAGCCACGACACTAAGAGGCATGTCCTGAAATCGCACAACCCTCTTAGCCATATCCTTCGATCCGGCCTCAAACAGCCGATCCTCTGGGCCGAAAAACAGAGCTACTTTTCCATTTGGGAATTCGGTCAAAAACCGCGAGATGACATCCCAGCACCATGGCTCTGGGAGTTTCTTATCTTGTTCAAATACGCCACAGCCTGGATGCAAACCCATGACAACATGCCCCTCGAGTTCGTGCTCACGCCATACCAACGCCGCATCTGTCTCCTGCGCCTGGTTTAAATGAAATTTTGCAGATAAATT
Proteins encoded:
- a CDS encoding glycosyltransferase family 9 protein; protein product: MKKVLVIQTWGIGDMIMTTPMLHVLRTALPNAHVTVVAGSLAAGDVIRGSDLCDEVRSMSFRKRSVLDILLFFSKVRLERFDAAIVATGLSPKVGLLLRLLSGLKLVAGGGIASRGWGYTHWRQTNLMNHRSLENIQILKLLLPDAETNGNLSAKFHLNQAQETDAALVWREHELEGHVVMGLHPGCGVFEQDKKLPEPWCWDVISRFLTEFPNGKVALFFGPEDRLFEAGSKDMAKRVVRFQDMPLSVVAACIARTNVFLCGDTGLGHVAAAVGVPVVTVAGPTRINQTQPLGKRNLIVKTDYSLPCMPCFETPLFSKCPISQKCITTVSVQKAFDAIAQILEEVGT